Proteins co-encoded in one Brassica rapa cultivar Chiifu-401-42 chromosome A02, CAAS_Brap_v3.01, whole genome shotgun sequence genomic window:
- the LOC103848823 gene encoding actin-related protein 9, which yields MDYLKSVVPSQLVSERGSNLVIINPGSANVRIGLAKQDTPFNVPHCIARHTTITGKPNQMICTQVTTTSQQQVDRERAFNTTASLLKIPYLDESSSFGSRKTARIDGYNQPSTNTKKDTAFPWTNVFEDENVARAAPDVTDSGESKRKYRNMIFGEEAMRISPKEPYTIHRPIRRGHFNVSPQYSAQQVCEDLVAIWDWVLLDKLEIAHSERNKYSAVLVVPGTFDSREIKELLTIVLRDLCFSSAVVHQEGLSTIFGNGLSTACIVNMGAQTSTVVCIEDGVSLPNTEKILPFGGDDICRCLLWIQRHYQNWPQLRTDVLAKPIDMLMLNRLKDSYCEIREGEVERAATVYSYEDGMPAVAHKTNLTSLNVPPMGLFYPNLLVPELFPQPPRTWFQDHENMLEETWNMDFGGGGGGGNMGLPVWDSFAVSPLNPKKEEKIGLAEAITSSILSAGRIDLQRKLFSSIQLVGGVGLTKGLVSAVEERVLHAIPPTEAIDTVEVLPSRMDPTFVSWKGGAILGILDFGREAWIHRNEWMENGIRVGSAKKYRDSYYIQAQAFCFINS from the exons ATG GATTACTTGAAATCAGTAGTCCCGTCTCAGCTTGTATCCGAACGAGGATCAAATCTCGTTATCATCAACCCAG GATCTGCGAATGTAAGAATAGGACTTGCTAAGCAAGACACACCTTTCAATGTCCCTCACTGCATTGCTAGACACACCACCATAACCGgcaaaccaaaccaaatgatTTGCACTCAGGTCACCACCACCAGTCAACAACAAGTTGACCGTGAGAGAGCTTTCAACACT acGGCATCGCTGTTGAAGATACCATACCTGGATGAAAGCTCTTCTTTTGGCTCACGCAAGACGGCTAGGATCGATGGATACAACCAACCAAGTACTAATACCAAGAAAGATACCGCCTTTCCTTGGACTAATGTGTTTGAGGACGAGAATGTAGCTAGAGCTGCTCCTGATGTTACAGACTCTGGCGAGAGTAAGCGCAAGTATAGGAATATGATTTTTGGTGAAGAAGCTATGAGAATATCTCCAAAAGAGCCATATACCATTCACCGTCCTATCCGGAGAGGCCACTTCAATGTTTCCCCACAATATTCAGCGCAACAG GTTTGTGAGGACTTGGTCGCTATCTGGGACTGGGTTTTGCTAGATAAGCTTGAGATAGCTCACAGTGAGAGAAACAAGTATTCTGCTGTTCTTGTTGTCCCGGGAACATTTGACAGCCGCG AAATAAAGGAGCTGCTAACTATCGTGTTGCGAGACCTATGCTTTAGCTCAGCAGTGGTCCACCAAGAAGGTTTATCCACCATTTTTGGGAATGGTTTGTCTACAGCTTGCATTGTGAATATGGGAGCCCAGACGAGTACAGTTGTTTGTATCGAG GATGGAGTCTCATTGCCAAATACTGAAAAGATTCTACCTTTTGGAGGAGAT GATATCTGTAGATGCCTTCTATGGATTCAGAGGCATTACCAAAACTGGCCACAGCTCCGAACAGACGTTTTGGCAAAGCCCATCGATATGTTGATGCTTAATCGACTTAAGGACTCATATTGTGAGATTAGA GAAGGAGAAGTGGAAAGAGCTGCAACAGTTTATTCTTACGAGGACGGCATGCCAGCTGTGGCTCACAAGACAAATCTCACCTCACTTAAc GTTCCACCGATGGGTTTGTTTTATCCTAACCTTCTTGTTCCTGAATTGTTTCCCCAGCCACCACGTACATG GTTCCAAGACCATGAGAATATGTTGGAGGAAACATGGAACATGGactttggtggtggtggtggtggtggtaatATGGGATTACCAGTGTGGGATAGTTTTGCAGTTTCCCCTCTGAACccgaagaaagaagagaagattGGTCTTGCTGAAGCCATTACCAGCAGCATTCTCTCTGCCG GACGCATAGACCTTCAGCGAAAACTATTCTCCAGCATACAGTTG GTTGGTGGTGTTGGTTTGACTAAAGGTCTGGTCTCAGCCGTGGAAGAAAG aGTTCTTCATGCGATACCTCCAACAGAAGCCATAGACACGGTGGAGGTTCTGCCGTCAAGAATGGATCCAACATTCGTATCTTGGAAAGGAGGAGCG ATTCTGGGAATATTGGATTTTGGAAGGGAGG